From Carya illinoinensis cultivar Pawnee chromosome 5, C.illinoinensisPawnee_v1, whole genome shotgun sequence, one genomic window encodes:
- the LOC122310901 gene encoding uncharacterized protein LOC122310901: protein MENYSFTSYPDSGDSSPRSREIDFENPPPWDDQQSHNNYKAKFMCSYGGKIHPRPHDNQLSYIGGETKILAVDRNIKFEPMISKLSALSGDPDVSFKYQLPGEDLDALISVTNDDDLDHMMHEYDRLYRASAKPARMRLFLFSSPSANQSSPSFRSEVARTDRERFMEALNSGPTDAPKAPARNDVDYLFGLDKGTPPPQAAVKLQDSLPEPVAPPPPEFSTRMVHGDRVTGSDPVVNPIEMQRHLQELQRLHIGEHEPGVMNFRKSDENLVGNYSGDYYVPKVPEKAPPANVPHAPAFWQEKQFAGGGFPASAQDQPMYMMPAPGPVYHAAPPMVRAMGIQSTQGYYTMQRVSPDVYRDQPQQVYNVVAPPQSQQPPISANPPSVLPPQQAKMSAYTEGFGMVRPGGGGVGMMDTVSYTPVTYDGGMGRQVYYTPATATYQGGVGAPVTADMRSAGPSMGQEGKVVNKVSQASV from the coding sequence ATGGAGAATTATTCCTTTACCTCTTATCCGGAttctggggattcctctccCCGTTCTCGAGAGATAGACTTTGAGAACCCTCCACCCTGGGACGACCAGCAGTCTCACAACAATTACAAGGCCAAATTCATGTGCAGTTATGGCGGCAAGATCCACCCTCGCCCCCATGACAACCAGCTCTCTTATATCGGTGGCGAGACCAAGATCCTCGCCGTCGACCGCAACATCAAGTTCGAACCCATGATCTCCAAGCTCTCCGCTCTCTCCGGCGACCCCGACGTTTCCTTCAAGTACCAGCTCCCCGGCGAGGATCTCGATGCCTTGATCTCCGTCACCAACGACGACGACCTCGACCACATGATGCACGAGTACGATCGTCTTTACCGTGCCTCCGCGAAGCCCGCCAGGATGAGGTTGTTTCTCTTCTCCTCTCCCTCGGCCAATCAGTCTTCTCCCAGTTTCAGGTCCGAGGTGGCCAGGACCGACCGCGAAAGGTTCATGGAGGCTCTGAACTCGGGCCCTACCGACGCGCCGAAAGCTCCGGCACGAAACGACGTTGACTATCTGTTCGGGTTGGACAAAGGAACCCCACCGCCACAAGCCGCAGTGAAGCTCCAAGATTCCTTGCCCGAACCCGTCGCACCACCGCCTCCTGAGTTTTCTACCCGCATGGTTCATGGGGACCGCGTTACCGGATCAGATCCAGTCGTAAACCCGATCGAGATGCAGAGGCATTTGCAGGAATTGCAGAGGCTGCATATTGGAGAGCATGAACCGGGGGTGATGAATTTCAGAAAGAGCGATGAAAATCTAGTCGGAAACTACTCCGGAGATTACTATGTCCCCAAGGTGCCGGAAAAGGCTCCTCCGGCCAACGTACCTCATGCCCCGGCATTTTGGCAGGAAAAACAATTCGCCGGAGGGGGTTTCCCGGCAAGTGCACAGGACCAACCGATGTACATGATGCCAGCTCCGGGTCCAGTCTACCATGCAGCACCACCGATGGTTCGAGCCATGGGCATTCAAAGCACTCAAGGCTACTACACCATGCAGCGAGTCTCGCCGGATGTATATCGAGACCAGCCGCAGCAGGTTTACAATGTGGTCGCACCGCCACAATCGCAGCAACCACCGATATCGGCGAATCCCCCGTCGGTTCTACCGCCACAGCAGGCGAAGATGTCAGCGTACACGGAGGGGTTCGGGATGGTACGGCCGGGTGGAGGAGGAGTGGGGATGATGGATACGGTTTCATACACCCCCGTGACGTACGATGGCGGGATGGGGAGACAGGTGTACTATACACCGGCGACGGCGACTTATCAAGGCGGCGTTGGTGCGCCTGTTACTGCTGATATGAGGAGCGCTGGGCCGTCGATGGGCCAGGAGGGTAAGGTGGTGAACAAGGTTTCACAAGCTTCTGTTTGA
- the LOC122310591 gene encoding transcription factor GTE7-like translates to MASAVLARTTSTTNNRAGGGFMGKVPFSNPNPNFTTKKRQQQQQSHPIGGKIIVEESPDVTQSAASDDASSINHRRHTSTSTEFNNVQYLSFNVASLSKKQLGDLKTRLAAELDQIRELKHRLESHSTPNHTHAPPPSKKSKKLSGKKRPLPGNLNQKNQNPSPNLISSNANNVNRSMNLMSMKACKDILTKLRKHKSGWVFNEPVDVVGMGLHDYHDIIKQPMDLGTVKSRLGRNLYQSPLDFAADVRLTFTNALTYNPKGHTVHAMAELLLARFEELFRPFSEKIDRIDEEEGEKRIFDTEEELQASDNNNTNSMQIAERSDRVSDHSEPLQKLHASSSNRQMVQSPVKTPPVKPVKQPKPKAKDPNKREMSLEEKHKLGIGLQSLPPEKMEQVVQIIRKRNGHLKQDGDEIELDIEAVDTETLWELDRLVTNWKKMVSKIKRQALMGNYAKNNGELPVSSEKIEAVASEAKKSKKGGEVGEEDVDIGDEMPMSNFPPVEIEKDVGGHGSSSSSSSSSSSDSDSSSSDSDSGSSSGSDSDADNAQS, encoded by the exons ATGGCGTCCGCTGTCTTAGCCAGAACCACCAGCACCACCAACAACAGAGCAGGCGGAGGATTCATGGGCAAAGTCCCtttctcaaaccctaaccccaATTTCACCACCAAAAAACGGCAGCAACAGCAACAGTCGCATCCAATTGGGGGTAAAATCATCGTTGAGGAATCCCCGGACGTGACGCAATCGGCAGCCTCAGACGATGCTTCGTCAATCAACCACCGAAGACACACCTCCACCAGTACCGAATTTAACAACGTTCAATACTTGAGCTTCAACGTCGCATCCTTATCGAAGAAGCAGCTCGGCGACCTTAAGACCCGTCTGGCCGCCGAGCTTGACCAGATTCGCGAACTCAAACACCGCCTCGAATCCCATTCAACACCCAATCACACCCATGCGCCGCCGCCTTCGAAGAAATCGAAAAAATTATCGGGCAAGAAGCGTCCCTTGCCGGGCAATCTGAATCAGAAGAACCAGAATCCGAGCCCGAATTTGATTTCGTCAAATGCCAACAACGTGAACAGGAGCATGAACCTGATGTCCATGAAGGCGTGCAAGGATATACTGACGAAGCTGAGAAAGCACAAGAGCGGGTGGGTATTTAACGAGCCGGTGGATGTGGTGGGCATGGGGCTTCACGATTACCACGACATAATCAAGCAGCCCATGGATTTGGGGACCGTTAAGTCAAGGCTTGGTAGGAATCTCTACCAGTCTCCGTTGGATTTCGCCGCTGATGTGAGGCTGACCTTCACCAATGCCTTGACCTACAACCCCAAGGGCCACACCGTGCACGCCATGGCCGAGCTGCTACTGGCCAGATTTGAGGAGTTGTTTCGCCCTTTCAGCGAGAAAATCGATCGGATTGATGAAGAAGAGGGAGAAAAACGGATTTTCGATACGGAGGAAGAATTGCAAGCGAGcgataataataatactaattcgATGCAAATTGCGGAGCGATCGGATCGGGTTTCGGATCATTCTGAACCGTTGCAGAAGCTCCACGCAAGCTCATCGAATCGTCAGATGGTGCAGTCTCCAGTGAAAACGCCACCAGTGAAACCGGTGAAGCAGCCGAAGCCGAAGGCAAAGGATCCAAACAAGAGGGAGATGAGTCTGGAGGAGAAGCACAAATTGGGGATCGGGTTGCAGAGTCTGCCTCCAGAGAAGATGGAACAAGTCGTGCAGATAATAAGGAAGAGAAACGGGCATTTGAAGCAGGATGGTGATGAGATAGAGCTCGATATTGAGGCCGTGGACACCGAGACACTTTGGGAGCTAGATCGACTCGTCACCAATTGGAAGAAGATGGTCAGCAAGATCAAACGCCAAGCTCTCATGGGAAACTACGCCAAAAATAATGGG GAGCTACCTGTGAGCAGCGAGAAGATTGAAGCTGTGGCTAGTGAGGCGAAGAAGTCGAAGAAAGGAGGGGAAGTTGGGGAGGAAGATGTGGACATTGGGGACGAGATGCCGATGAGTAATTTCCCGCCGGTGGAGATCGAGAAAGATGTTGGTGGACACGGGAGTAGTAGTAGTTCTAGCAGCTCCAGCAGTTCAGACAGTGATTCCTCGTCAAGTG ATTCAGATTCAGGGAGTTCTTCTGGGAGTGATTCGGACGCCGATAATGCACAGTCATGA